Below is a window of Bos indicus isolate NIAB-ARS_2022 breed Sahiwal x Tharparkar chromosome 19, NIAB-ARS_B.indTharparkar_mat_pri_1.0, whole genome shotgun sequence DNA.
TAGGCCGGGTTCACAACGTCACACAGCTGCCAAGCCTGGGAGGACACCTGGGTGTTCCATCACCCGGGTGCGGAGAGGGCCCAGGAGCCTCCCCGGGGCGGTGGGTGAGGAGGGGCGCCCACCCCGCCGCGCGCGTTACCCGTTCGCGGGGCCCCGCTTCTCCGGCTGCAGGGACCGCAAGCGCCAGGCCTGCTCCGCCCGCGCCGCCTCCGCTCCGACGCCAACTCCGCCGCCCGCGGCCCGGCCGAGGCTAGAGGCCCAGCGGCCCGCCGCCTCTGTGACGCGCCGCCCCCTGCGGGGGTCTGCTCATCCCCACGGCCGCGGGGCCCAAACCCGGGGTGATCGCGCAGGTCGAGGGGCCAGACTAGGTGCCCCCACCCCGCAGATGGCCGGGGAGGCGCCCCGGTCAGGGGCGGGAGGCAGGAGGCTGGACCCAACAGGCCCTGCCCCCTGCCCGGCCCCTCTGCACACGGGAAAGAGGTTCTGCCCAGGACTTGGGTTGTGCAGGCCCGATCGTTCGCCACCTTTCCTGTCCGGATCCAGCCCCAGTTCCTGTCCATTGTCGGGGACGCTCTCTGGGAAGCCAAAGCCACTGCCAACCCAGCcctagtgttagtcgctcagtcgcttctgagtctttgtgactgtggactgtagcccgccaggctcctctgtccatgggattctcgaggcaagaatactggagtgggttgccatggcctcctccagggcatcttcccaacccaaggatggaacctcagtctcctgccctgcaggcggattcgttactgtctgagccaccaggacccaAAGAAGGCCTTAAGCAAACCTGACTCAGCCAACCTAACAAAGCTTGAGAAAGGTCACACTTCTGCAGTTTTGGGTGGGTGGGGGCACACCCAAACACCCACTGTCCTGGGCTCTGTCCTCCCTAGTGGGAGCTGGTACCCTAACGGGTCTCCCCACAGGCCAGGCAGACAGTTAGGGCTGTGCTACTCGCAGGGAGGGGGCTGCTTCTCTGGGTGTCTCCCAGCTGCTCCCCCTGCCAGCGGCCTCCACTGGCACCTCTTCGTGCATTACCTGGCTGCCCCCACCACCCAacctcatttttctcttcctcgCTCTCTCATTTTCTGCCACTCCCCTTCCCATGCCGTCCTAGCTGCTGCTCCCCAactccacccacccccagccctagAAAACCAGTCAAAAATCTAAAGAAAGGTGGAGGACAGGCtttcaggaagatcttttttattcTTCAGAGATAAAGCTGGATTTCCCAAGGTGTCCAGGCTGGGTTGGGCCTAGATGCTTGATCAGAATTCTCAGGCAGAAGAGTTGGcgttctcttttcctcctggttTAGCTGTAGCTCTTGGGCAAACCAACATCTCTGTTCAAAAGGAGGAAAATAGTTAAAATCCAAACCTTTTCTTCGACAAGAAAGACACCCAGTGAGTAAAACGTCTTTCCTCAAATACAGACTAGCACAGAAAGCAAGCAGAAAAACCAGtgtaaaaacaaaatcttcaaaATCTGTTGTACCTTTCCCAAAGCTAGCTGGAACTTCACACTTGTTTTCCTTTTGATGAAGCTAACCGCCGGCATTTCTCCTAAAGAAATGGATATTTAAAAAGTTGAAGGTGTATAAAGTGGAAAGTGTTAGTTCCTGGGATATCGCTGGTTAAACCTATCCCCAGTTTCTGGAGCAGGGACCTTGAGCTGTAGATGACAGAAAAGTCATAGATAGAGATGAAcgtatttgcaaagcaaaaatagagaccccgatgtagagaacaaatttatggataCCAAGTGGGGTTGGGTTGGGGGGAGAGGAGGGTAGGATAAATTAAGAGACTGGgaatgacatatatacactactatggataaaagggggcttctcaggtggttcagtggtaaagaatctgcctgcaatgcacgagacacaggttcgatcctgattggaaagatcccctggagaaggagatagcaacccactccagtatttttgcctggagaatcccatggacagaggagcctggtgggctacagtccatggggtctctgagttggacacaaatgagtgactaacacttccacatttttttagtgactaaaaaacaacaacaatgtataaaaGAGATGACTAATGataacttactgtatagcacagagaactctactcaatagtctgtaatgacctatataggaaaagaacctcaaaaaaagtaaacatatgTATCTgcataattgattcactttgctgtacagcagaaattaacacaatattgtaaggcaactgtactccaataaaaatttaaaaaagagaagaaaagggaggcCAGTGAACTAGGAGGGGTCTATGGGAGGTTTGGGACAATGTTTAATAGAGGACTGTCATCATCAGGAGGGTGGACGAACAGATTAGAAGATACCCACGctatggcttccctgggggctcagatggtaaagaatccgcctctaatgcgggagacctgggttcagttcctagattcggaagatcccctggagaagagaatggcaacccattccagtattttgcctggagaatctccgtggacagaggaacctggcgggctacgacccatggggttgcagagtcggacacaacggagcaactaagcacaacacagcaccccatggactcttgtgtgtgtgagtgatagttgctcagtcgtgtccaaccctttgcagccccatggacggtagcccgccaggctcctctgtccatgggattttccaggcaagaatactggagtgggttgccattccattctccaggggatcttcccaacccagggattgaaaccggctctcccacattgcaggcagactctaccatctgagccactagggagtcCTCATGGACTCttacaacattaaaaaagaaaaggaaggggcaACATCATTTGACTTGGAGGGATGCCCTTCTTATTATTGGTTATTGATGAATCCTATACAAGTAGTGTGTACAATTGGActccaaatgtgtgtgtgtgtgtgtgcggttaTATATTagagttgccagataaaatacaggctGTCCAGTTAGATTTTAATTTCAGAGAGACAAAGGATTTTTCTTAGTATGAGTATGTCCCATGAAATTATTTTGTAGTTATTTTTGTCCCAAGTAATGAATTTTTCTTTGCTAAATTCAGCAAGCCCATCATTAAGGATGGAGAGAAGTATGAAAGGAAATTTCAGTTGTAGGAGGCAAGGGAATATGGCACTAATAACACCCTCAGCAAGTATGAAATTCACTCAGCTTGGTAAAATTGTGTGCTTGTGTGCGTACAGAGATGCTTAAAGAAGTTAGAACAAGATTTAGGTCTACTACTTTGTAAGGGGTGTGCGTCATATATTCAGGAAAAAAGGCAAGTGGTGGAGTCATGAGTCTAGGAAGACGATATATGGGGGAAGAAAACCAGTTCAATCCCCATGGAGGCTTGTCAGGTTTTTGTGAACAGAGGTGACGTTTTGGAAGGACGCCCACCTGGAGGCTGACACTGGCACTTCATGGCATGGCacttgggaggtgggaggggtgtgggGGGATTAGCTGTATCTTTATGTTTGTTTGTATGGTATCATGGCAAATGGTCACAACCAAATCTAGTATTTAGTActggcaaactccgggagatagtgaaggacaggggagcctggtgtgctgcctttCAAGGGGTTGCAACgagctggacacgatttagctactgaacaacaacaataacttttgtattttgaaaaacatcaaataatgaaagtattttaaagtgaGACATCCTTTATAGGGCTTGAGAGCATAAGCTCTGGAACTATATCCACATGTATACCTGGCTGGATTCTGCCACTCTCTAATTGTGAAATCCTGGGGAAGCCATTCGACCTTTCTgtttagtttccttatctataagaTAGGGGTAAAATACCTTCCTGATGTTTATAATGATTAACCATTTGTAAAGagctttgccaccccatggactgtagcccctcaggctccccggtccatggaattttccaggcaagaatactggagcaggtgaccatttccttctccaggggatcttcccgactgagggatcaaacccatggctcttgcatctcctgcattggcaggcaggttctttaccagctgaaccactggggaagccccgcTTTGCATTGTAACTGGTGCATAATGGTTAACTACCTCTAATGCTAATTCTTCTTTATTGGAAAGTAATCTAGGATGTGAAAAATCAGGTTATTGAGGCTGCAAATCCTGAGCTACTGGAGGTAAACCTTAATCTGCTGGAGGCAAGATACCAACTGACTTAGGATCTTGACCAAGGCTCTGATCTCTGGACTGCAGTTGCCTTATCTACGCCATAAGAGAGCTAGACTGGATGCCTTCTATTCATTTGTTTGCTCCAAGGTTTGGGGGCATTTGCTGTGGTCAGTAACTAGGCTGGGAACTGGAGATAGAGATGAGAGACTGGCTCTGCCGTTAGAAATGGGAGGTGATGAACATATATACACAGGAGATAAGTGAGAGTAGATCCGGACACACAGAGAAAGGGGAGATAGTGTTGTCTGAGGACATCTCGCAGGACTTGCATTTCTTTAAACACTGTCCTGATGGCTCATAGCTGGATATGGAAGGAACAGAGGCTGGGtacctggtggtggtttagggTTGGCAGGGGAAGTAGGATATCACACTGAGAACATCTCCTCAGAATGTCATAGGCTGTCTCATCTTCTACAGGAGAGGAGGCTCTGAGCTTGCCATTGGACTTCAAAGACAGATTCGTGGTTTTGTTTGTTCCTCGTGGCGCTTGCCTTGTTGACTTTTCAGAAAGAAAGGGAGCTCTGTGTCTATTTTTCAGCTTTGGACGgacatctttctctgtcttggaAGTCTGGTCTTCAGCAGCCCAACTCAAAGGGGATGAAGGAGGAATTTCTGGTTTccccactggagaaggtgtcaCAGCACCTGAGACTCGACGGCATCTATCCTGCAAGGGTGAGTCAAgcatcaaatttaaaaatgaccTCAGCTTTAATGGTGGACAATACAATAGGCGAGCTAACCTGAAAATTTTCCACTCCAAACTCTTTAGAAATGCTGGATATAATATGACAAACGTTCACTGAGCTGACTTTGCAAGGAAGCAAGCAAACTCATGTTCCGGGAAAGAAGACGTACCTGTTAAGCACATGAGGTAACCCTTTAGGAGGAGATTGTGGGGTCAGTCTCATGACTAAGAGCTTGGATGAGAGAAAAGTCCCATCCACATGATGTGTGAAATTGGAAGAGTCCCCTTTCCCTGCACGAAGCTGGGAAACTTGAAGTCTGAACTACGGTGGCTGAGAGACAAAAATTGACTAACTGGAAAAGGGAAATGACAACAAAGCTTGTCTACCTTGGACTAGAAATTGAGCATGAGGTGATAAATtctgaagaagagagagagaggggaaaaaagcaaacacatatgAGCCTATTGCcctaaggggcttctctggtagctcagctggtgaagaatccgcctgcaatgcaggagacccatgttccattgctgggttgggaagatccactggagaagggataggctacccactccaatattcttgggcttcccttgtgtctcagctagtaaagaattggcctgcaatgtgggagatctgagttcgatccctgggtcgggaagatcccctggagaagggaatggctacccactccagtattctggcctggaagattccatggactgtatagtccatggggtcacgaaaaaaTGACAAAGCTTGTCTACCTTGGACTAGAAATTGATCATGAGGTGATAAATtctgaagaagagagagaggaaacaaacaaacaaacacatctGAGCCAATTGTCCTAAGCaggatgaataaaaataaatcttctcTTGGATACATTGCAGTGAAACCACAGAAGATCCAAAGCAAAGAGGATCTTGAAATCCAACAAAGAAAATGGTTATTGGCAAAGAACAAGCAGCTACACTGAGAGCAGATTTATCAACAGCAATCGAAGAGGTGGGAAGATGGTGAAAATGCTtcaaaatgctaaaagaaaataaaggttaaTGTAGAATTTGAAATCCAATTAACATTCAAGGATGCAGAATAAAGGAAGTAACTGTGCAGATAACTAAAGATACCTAGACATGTATTTCAGGATGACAGAAATCTTGCCCAGAAGGAAAGCTTGGGATTcgttacttccctggtggtacagtgtaagaatctgccttgcaatgcaggggactcgagtttgatccctgatcagggagctaagatcccacatgccacagtgcacttcaactactgagctcatACGCTCTGGAGAGAagcccacaactagagagaagccctcacactgcagtaaagattccacacgccgcaactaagacccaatgcagccaaaataaatccgtaaaatattttaaaaagaaagaacatcaGCAAAGAGAAAGGTAAACGTATGAGTATATCCAAGCAGGCATGAATTGAATAAAGTGACAGTAATAATAATGACTAAAGAGGAATAGTAGAAAACCAGGTGAAACTAAGTTCCACAGCATTCATTAATACCTAAAAGGTGGAAATAGAGAATCAATCAACATGTTTTCAAATCCATATATTGTTTTTGTGGAGGGTAGGGAATGTAATTTAGATTTTAAGTCAAGTATTCATATTAAAATGCTCTAAATGTCACtaatagtaaattttatatgtatggtCCCTGATAAACAAAAAGACCTAGATCATCTCTAGGATTTCTTTAGTTCTGATATTCATTGTTCTCTGGATTGAAGGGTAAAGAAAGGACAAACAGTTTGCCATCCAGGAAGAAGGAAGTGAGTTCTTTGGAGAGATCCTTTGGGGAGATTCCCCCAAAGAAAATGCTCCATCCTGTAGAAGAGGGGAACAGCTTGGCCTGTTCCCAAGGTGCTTAGAGTGATGGAGGGAGAAGTCTGTaaattttcccaggcaaaagcAGTCAATCAATCCATCACATCATTACATCCTTTCAGAGTCCTCCTTTTGGTACACAGCCCTGATATCAGCTTCATTGTGGGAAGATGGAGAAAGTTATTAACTTTTTGGAGGAAGCTCACAGCCTAATAGAGAAGACTTCCATACGggatgtgctgtgctctgcttagttgctcattcgtgtctgactctgcaactctatacaaccaggctcctctgtccatggggattctccaggcaaaaatactggagtgggttgccatgccctcctccaggggatcttcccaactcagggatcaaatccaggtctcccgcattgcaggtggattctttgccatctgagccaccagggacatgggatagaaaataataaagcagaGCCTATTTAGGCCTAAATTGTAATTTTCAGGTCCTCAGAGGTGATCAGTGATAGCTGGATTGGTCAGGGAGGCTCCTTGAAGGGCTGGCATAATTGGAATCCAATTACGTGTGCTAAATAAGCCTAAAGCAGTTCACGATGTCCTTTTTTGAACAAAGCAAAACGAAATATGGGAACCTCTTAATATTCATGCTGTGTAAAACTGGACCCAGAATCTACCATtcaagacttcccaggtggtccagtgcttaagaatccacctgccaatgcagaggacacaggttcaatccctggtccaggaagaccccacatgccatggagcaactaagcctgggtgccacagctactgaagcccatgcatctAGAGCCCGTGTAAGGCAACAAGAGATGTCACAGCAATTAGAAGCCTGGGACAAAGGCTACGATGAAGATCCAGTGCgcccaataagtaaataaataaaatgaatgaattacagaAAGAATCTACTGTTCATATCATATTTTTTTGCAATATGAACTGGCTATTggcatcattgctgctgctaagtcaggtcagtcgtgtccgactccgtgcaaccccgtagatggcagcccacaggctcccctgtccctgggattctccaggcaagaacactggagtgggttgccatttgcttctccaatgcatgaaagtgaaaagtgaaagtgaagtcgctcagtcgtgtctgactcctagcgatcccatggactgcagcgcaccaggatcctccgtccatgggattttccaggcaagagtactggggtggggtgccattgccttctccattggcaTCATTAGACAATGACAAATTTCTACTCACCAGATGGTGGAAATACTTATTTCCTGGAATCATTTGGTTGCAATAATGACAGCAGATGTTGCTTTCAGGaactggaatgctcttccctgaAAAAGCACAGAAGCAACAGCACAAATGATTGCCTTTGACAATGGCCAGCCCGGCTGCCCCGCTACGTGGCCTGCAGTCCTGAGGATGCCTTGACCCGAGGCTGCCATGAGTGTCCTGCACTGCCAGGGTCCTTGGCCACATGGACCACCCACATTATTTCCATTAAATTGTAAAAGTGCCCTTGGGGCAGCACACAGCCCTGATGAAAAGACGTTTTCCTGGAGCAGGACTGGTTTCCAAGGAGATGGAAGGAGTTGTTACCACAGATGCCAGTCCTGTTCAACCCGACTGCTCTTTCAGTTTAGCCATTTCCGAGCTCTGTGATCAGATGAGGAGTTAACTGCACACATCTTTGTTGATTGTGTTGAAGCTGTGTTGTGCTGTCTTGTTGAAGTTGTGTTGTGTTGATGAAGTTGCATTGTCTTGTTGAAGTTGTGCTGTTGTTGAAGCTGTGCAGTCTTGTTGAAGTTGTGTTGTCGAAGTTGTGTTGATGAAGTTGTATTGTCTTGTTGCAGTAGTGCTGTCTTGTTGAAGTTGTGTTGATGAAGTTGTGTTGTGTTGTTGAAGCTGTGCAGTCTTGTTGAAGTTGTGCTATCTTGTTCAAGTTGTGTTGTGTTGACAAAGTTGTGCTGAAGAGTTGTTTGTTGGCTATGTTGAAACCCAGGCCTGCTGGGAATGTACTTGAATCTTAAGCACCCCAGTTTTTCATTTGCCGATTTTGATAAAATCTTTTACCCAGAGAGACTTACCGCCCAGGGGATTTTCGGCTCTGTCCCCATGCTACTGTTGTTACTAAAACAACCAGTGAGAGGATGTGTTTGGCTCGTGTTCTCTGTAAACACACTTCCTGAAGAGGTAACTGGGTAAAGAGAGGATGCTGTGGCACCAGGTGGCCAACACGTAGGCCCAAAGGTCAGGGGCTACATCTGGATCCTTTGGGAAAGTTCCTGATTCTGTGTCAGGGAACTTGGGGATCCTGTCTGGTTTCTGCCTCTAGCAAGCCCCTGTTTCACTCTGCATAGCTTTCTCATCTCTACAAGGATTCAGGTAGGTCTCTGCCAGTCTGGAGTCATGCTGGAGGAGTTCAAAGGAAGCCTCCCATCTGGTAGGGCCCCATTGCCTCTGCACTCATCTGTGTAGCTCCCAGGTCCCCAACCCCTGGCTTCTTGGCTCCCTGGatcagtcatttatttttataaattaaaaaaaattctttttatcggaagaaaattgctttacaatattgtgttggcctctgccgcACAACAActcaaatcagccataattatatgttcatcccctccttcttgaacctccctccacaccccattccaaccctctaggttgtcacagagcaccaggctgggcagCTTCCttatagttatctattttacacttgGTCGTGTATATATGAGGGTgttaaggtggctcagatggtaaaagcgtctgcctgcaatgtgggagacccaggttagatccctgggtcaggaagatcccctggagaaggaaatgacaacccactccagtactcttgcctggaaaattccatgaacggaggagcctggtgtgctacagcccatggggtcgaaaagagtcgggcacgactgagcgactttccttag
It encodes the following:
- the XAF1 gene encoding XIAP-associated factor 1 isoform X10, translating into MEGALQVCRNCKRRVASNHLGLHEAHCLMYLVLCPECKEPVLQHEMEEHCQGGHQQAQECQERPVECQFCQLAVRLNKVDLHEHHCGQQTELCPDCGQHVMLRVLARHREECQREQLRLQKGKSIPVPESNICCHYCNQMIPGNKYFHHLDRCRRVSGAVTPSPVGKPEIPPSSPLSWAAEDQTSKTEKDVRPKLKNRHRAPFLSEKSTRQAPRGTNKTTNLSLKSNGKLRASSPVEDETAYDILRRCSQCDILLPLPTLNHHQEKCRRLASSKGKQV
- the XAF1 gene encoding XIAP-associated factor 1 isoform X3, translating into MANQLSPTEEGSVRGPGGTRSKRRVASNHLGLHEAHCLMYLVLCPECKEPVLQHEMEEHCQGGHQQAQECQERPVECQFCQLAVRLNKVDLHEHHCGQQTELCPDCGQHVMLRVLARHREECQREQLRLQKGKSIPVPESNICCHYCNQMIPGNKYFHHLDRCRRVSGAVTPSPVGKPEIPPSSPLSWAAEDQTSKTEKDVRPKLKNRHRAPFLSEKSTRQAPRGTNKTTNLSLKSNGKLRASSPVEDETAYDILRRCSQCDILLPLPTLNHHQRCWFAQELQLNQEEKRTPTLLPENSDQASRPNPAWTPWEIQLYL
- the XAF1 gene encoding XIAP-associated factor 1 isoform X2 codes for the protein MEGALQVCRNCKRRVASNHLGLHEAHCLMYLVLCPECKEPVLQHEMEEHCQGGHQQVGCAMCQQSVPKHLLESHEAQECQERPVECQFCQLAVRLNKVDLHEHHCGQQTELCPDCGQHVMLRVLARHREECQREQLRLQKGKSIPVPESNICCHYCNQMIPGNKYFHHLDRCRRVSGAVTPSPVGKPEIPPSSPLSWAAEDQTSKTEKDVRPKLKNRHRAPFLSEKSTRQAPRGTNKTTNLSLKSNGKLRASSPVEDETAYDILRRCSQCDILLPLPTLNHHQRCWFAQELQLNQEEKRTPTLLPENSDQASRPNPAWTPWEIQLYL
- the XAF1 gene encoding XIAP-associated factor 1 isoform X7, with amino-acid sequence MEGALQVCRNCKRRVASNHLGLHEAHCLMYLVLCPECKEPVLQHEMEEHCQGGHQQVGCAMCQQSVPKHLLESHEAQECQERPVECQFCQLAVRLNKVDLHEHHCGQQTELCPDCGQHVMLRVLARHREECQREQLRLQKGKSIPVPESNICCHYCNQMIPGNKYFHHLDRCRRVSGAVTPSPVGKPEIPPSSPLSWAAEDQTSKTEKDVRPKLKNRHRAPFLSEKSTRQAPRGTNKTTNLSLKSNGKLRASSPVEDETAYDILRRCSQCDILLPLPTLNHHQEKCRRLASSKGKQV
- the XAF1 gene encoding XIAP-associated factor 1 isoform X1; protein product: MANQLSPTEEGSVRGPGGTRSKRRVASNHLGLHEAHCLMYLVLCPECKEPVLQHEMEEHCQGGHQQVGCAMCQQSVPKHLLESHEAQECQERPVECQFCQLAVRLNKVDLHEHHCGQQTELCPDCGQHVMLRVLARHREECQREQLRLQKGKSIPVPESNICCHYCNQMIPGNKYFHHLDRCRRVSGAVTPSPVGKPEIPPSSPLSWAAEDQTSKTEKDVRPKLKNRHRAPFLSEKSTRQAPRGTNKTTNLSLKSNGKLRASSPVEDETAYDILRRCSQCDILLPLPTLNHHQRCWFAQELQLNQEEKRTPTLLPENSDQASRPNPAWTPWEIQLYL
- the XAF1 gene encoding XIAP-associated factor 1 isoform X6, whose amino-acid sequence is MYLVLCPECKEPVLQHEMEEHCQGGHQQVGCAMCQQSVPKHLLESHEAQECQERPVECQFCQLAVRLNKVDLHEHHCGQQTELCPDCGQHVMLRVLARHREECQREQLRLQKGKSIPVPESNICCHYCNQMIPGNKYFHHLDRCRRVSGAVTPSPVGKPEIPPSSPLSWAAEDQTSKTEKDVRPKLKNRHRAPFLSEKSTRQAPRGTNKTTNLSLKSNGKLRASSPVEDETAYDILRRCSQCDILLPLPTLNHHQRCWFAQELQLNQEEKRTPTLLPENSDQASRPNPAWTPWEIQLYL
- the XAF1 gene encoding XIAP-associated factor 1 isoform X8; translation: MCQQSVPKHLLESHEAQECQERPVECQFCQLAVRLNKVDLHEHHCGQQTELCPDCGQHVMLRVLARHREECQREQLRLQKGKSIPVPESNICCHYCNQMIPGNKYFHHLDRCRRVSGAVTPSPVGKPEIPPSSPLSWAAEDQTSKTEKDVRPKLKNRHRAPFLSEKSTRQAPRGTNKTTNLSLKSNGKLRASSPVEDETAYDILRRCSQCDILLPLPTLNHHQRCWFAQELQLNQEEKRTPTLLPENSDQASRPNPAWTPWEIQLYL
- the XAF1 gene encoding XIAP-associated factor 1 isoform X9, giving the protein MSSHSKRRVASNHLGLHEAHCLMYLVLCPECKEPVLQHEMEEHCQGGHQQVGCAMCQQSVPKHLLESHEAQECQERPVECQFCQLAVRLNKVDLHEHHCGQQTELCPDCGQHVMLRVLARHREECQREQLRLQKGKSIPVPESNICCHYCNQMIPGNKYFHHLDRCRRVSGAVTPSPVGKPEIPPSSPLSWAAEDQTSKTEKDVRPKLKNRHRAPFLSEKSTRQAPRGTNKTTNLSLKSNGKLRASSPVEDETAYDILRRCSQCDILLPLPTLNHHQRCWFAQELQLNQEEKRTPTLLPENSDQASRPNPAWTPWEIQLYL
- the XAF1 gene encoding XIAP-associated factor 1 isoform X5, whose protein sequence is MANQLSPTEEGSVRGPGGTRSKRRVASNHLGLHEAHCLMYLVLCPECKEPVLQHEMEEHCQGGHQQVGCAMCQQSVPKHLLESHEAQECQERPVECQFCQLAVRLNKVDLHEHHCGQQTELCPDCGQHVMLRVLARHREECQREQLRLQKGKSIPVPESNICCHYCNQMIPGNKYFHHLDRCRRVSGAVTPSPVGKPEIPPSSPLSWAAEDQTSKTEKDVRPKLKNRHRAPFLSEKSTRQAPRGTNKTTNLSLKSNGKLRASSPVEDETAYDILRRCSQCDILLPLPTLNHHQEKCRRLASSKGKQV
- the XAF1 gene encoding XIAP-associated factor 1 isoform X4; translation: MEGALQVCRNCKRRVASNHLGLHEAHCLMYLVLCPECKEPVLQHEMEEHCQGGHQQAQECQERPVECQFCQLAVRLNKVDLHEHHCGQQTELCPDCGQHVMLRVLARHREECQREQLRLQKGKSIPVPESNICCHYCNQMIPGNKYFHHLDRCRRVSGAVTPSPVGKPEIPPSSPLSWAAEDQTSKTEKDVRPKLKNRHRAPFLSEKSTRQAPRGTNKTTNLSLKSNGKLRASSPVEDETAYDILRRCSQCDILLPLPTLNHHQRCWFAQELQLNQEEKRTPTLLPENSDQASRPNPAWTPWEIQLYL